Proteins encoded together in one Pseudomonadota bacterium window:
- a CDS encoding rubrerythrin family protein: MSRTENDLKEAFAGESQANRKYLAFAKKADDEGYKQVAKLFRAAAEAETVHAHNHLRELKGIKSTKENLEEAITGESHEFQHMYPAMIEDAKAEGNNGALRSFHIANEVEKMHAALYKKALDNIGKNEETDYYICKVCGATIEHEAPDVCPVCGAKKMAFYKVE, from the coding sequence ATGTCCAGGACAGAAAACGACCTCAAAGAAGCATTTGCCGGGGAATCGCAGGCGAACAGGAAATATCTTGCATTTGCAAAGAAGGCCGATGATGAAGGCTACAAACAGGTTGCAAAACTCTTCAGGGCAGCGGCAGAAGCCGAGACAGTTCATGCTCACAACCATCTCAGGGAGTTGAAAGGCATAAAGAGCACAAAAGAGAACCTTGAGGAGGCGATAACCGGCGAATCACATGAGTTCCAGCACATGTATCCTGCTATGATTGAGGATGCAAAGGCAGAAGGCAATAACGGTGCATTGAGAAGCTTCCACATTGCAAATGAAGTAGAGAAAATGCATGCAGCGCTCTATAAGAAGGCCCTCGACAATATTGGAAAAAACGAAGAAACAGATTACTATATCTGTAAGGTCTGCGGGGCTACCATAGAGCACGAAGCGCCGGATGTATGTCCTGTGTGCGGCGCAAAGAAGATGGCGTTTTACAAAGTCGAATAA